From the genome of Thermofilaceae archaeon:
GAAGCTTGAAGCGAGGAATGCTTCACCGTACTTAGCGCCGATGAGATAGCCCCGAGCTCTCGCGAGCCCCTCAACGTAGCTGAGTATATCGCCCAGCACGGGCATCTGCGACTCGAAGCACTTGAGGGCCTCCAGCTTCCTGGCGAAAGTGCTCGATACGTCGGCGATGTGGCTGGGCCTCTCGAACAGCTCGAAGATCTCGTAGAAGAAGAGGGCTCCAGCCCTCCACGGCCTCCCCAGGTCGGCCAGCACGCTCTCCGAAGCCTTCCACCAGGCCTCCTCAACGATCTCGGAGACCGCCCTGTGGTCGCGGTGCTTGTCCTCGCGGCGGTGCGTAAAGATGGCGAGCGGCCTCACCTCGCGTATGATGGCCACGACCCGCTGGTACGTCGCCCTGTCGTTGACCACCCCCTGCGTCGGTATCCCGAGCCCCACCCTCTCCTTCACGCCCAGCACCTTGTCTGCCTCTAGCGCCTCCCTCCTCCTCATCTCCGCGATTTGCCCGCGCCACTCGGGCCTCGCGTAGCCCGTGTCGCCCCAATCCCCCTCACGGCTCCAGCAGAAGGTCACGACGTGAACCTCGTAGCCGAGCTCGCTCAGCAGCGAGATCGTCGCCCCCATCCCTATCGTCTCGTCGTCCGCGTGGGCACCGAACACGAGGACCCGCTTCGCCACACGCCGTTGATGGGCGGGCCGCTTTAAACCCCCTCGCTCGGAAGAAAATTAAATCACCTCGACTATTTAAGGCGCGTGAGCTTCCTCAAGCTCAGCCTGCCGCAAGCTTCAGATCGCTACGACTACGAGTGCGTCGTCGTCGGAGCCGGTCCAGCAGGCCTCACGGCGGCACTCTACCTGGCCAGGTACAGGGTCGACGTCGCCGTGGTCACCGAGGCGATCGGGGGCGAGATGGCTCTCGCACCCCTAGTCGACGACTACCCGGGCCTCCCGGGCTTGACAGGCTCCGAGATGACGAGGAGGTTCGAGGAGCACGTGAGGAGGTACAAGGTCCCCATCATCACAGGGGAGAGGATGGTCGGCCTCGAGCGAGAGGGGGACAGGTGGGCCGTTGTGACGGCGAGCGGCAACAGGTACTCCTGCTACGCGCTGATCCTCGCGATCGGCAGCAGGCGCCGCAAGCTCGGCGTGCCCGGGGAGGAGAAGCTGATCGGCCGGGGAGTCTCGTACTGCGCAACCTGCGACGGACCCCTCTTCGAGGGGAAGACTGTCGCTGTGGTCGGCGGCGGCAACGCTGCGCTTTCGAGCGCGCTCTACCTGGCGTCAATCGCCAGGAAGGTGTACCTGATCCACCGGCGCGAGCAGTTCAGAGCCTTCCCCCACTACGTCGAGATGGCCAGGAGGAGCGGGCGGATCGAGCTGCTCCTGAACCACGTCGTCGAGCGGATCCTGGGGGAGGATCGAGTCACGGGCGTCCAGGTGAGAAACCTGGTCGAGAACGCCTCGTACACCCTCCCCCTCGATGGGGTCTTCGTCGAGATCGGCTCCGAACCGCCGAGGGAGCTGCTCGAGCCGATGGGCCTCGAGCTGGACGAGGAGGGGAGAGTCGTCGTGAAGCCGGACATGAGCACGAACCTCCCGGGGGTTTTCGCCGCCGGCGAAGTGGCGGGAGGGCCCTGCAAGTACAAGTTCGACCAGATCCTCACCGCGGCCGCGGAGGGGGCGATAGCCGCGGACGCCGCCTACAAATACATTTTAGGGCTGAGGGGCAAGCTGTAAGAGGATGGCAAGCGCTCGAGCCAACCCCTACGCCGGGGAGGAGCTGCTGCGAAGGGTCCTGAACAGGCTCGTGGGCAGGGAGAGGGAGGCGAGGGCAGTTCTCGCCGCTCTAGCGGCGGGCAGGAACATCGTTCTTTGCGGGCCGCCGGGCACGTCGAAGTCGACGATCCTGCGGGCGGTCGCCGAGGAGGCTGGAGTCCCCTTCTTCATCGTCGAGGGGGGCGCGGACGTTACACCGCAGAAGCTGGTGGGCACCTTCAACCCCGCGAAAGTGATGGTGGAGGGCTTCAAGCCGGAGTTCTTCGAGCCGGGGCCTCTCGTCCAGGCGATGGAGTCCGGCGGCCTCCTCTACATCGAGGAGTTCAACCGGCTTCCGGAGGACGCGGCCAACACCCTGATCAGGGCGGCGGAGGACCGCGAGATCGCGGTGCCGAGGCTGGGCATCGTCAGAGCGAAGCCGAGCTTCCGGATCATCTGCGCGATGAACCCGTACGATGACGTCGGGACGGGGAGGGTGAGCAGGGCGCTGCTCGACCGGTTTGTGATGCTGAGGGTAGACTACCAGAGCCGCGCGGAGGAGATCGAGATCGTGAGGCGGAGGACCGGCTCAGAGAGAGGGTGGCTGGTGGAGCTCGCCGTCGATCTTGCGAGGGCGACGAGGAGGCACCCGGCCGTGAAGATGGGGTCCTCGGTGAGGGGGGCCATCGACATGGTGCTGCTGGCGGAGCGCTTCATCGAACAGCGGGGGACCGTCGATGTCGAGGATCTGAAGACAGCCGCTATCATGGCCCTGTCACCGAAGGTGTGGCTCAAGGACCCCTCGCGAGCCCCGGAGGAGGTGATCGTGGAGCTCTTCACGGCTCTGCTGAACCGCTGGGCACCGCGAGGGGGCGAAGGGGGTGAGCAGGAGGAGAGGGGGAGGGGCGATGCGGATCGCAGCGAAACGGACGTGGAGGGCTTGAAGAGCCAGGCTGAGGTGGCCGCAAGGAGGGCTGCTCTACTCGTAGCAGAGAACCCCGGCCTCCTCGACCGGTTGGCTCAGGGCGGTTTGGGCGGGCTCGACGTGCTGGCGAGGGTTTACTGCTACCTTCCCCCCTCGTTCAGGGAGAGGGCGAGGGCGGCGGCACGCGACCTGATAGTCCGGGCTGCGCTCGGCTACGCTGGAGCGAGGATGCTGGGCAGGGGGGTGGGGGAGCCCGTCGACATCGATGTTGACGGAACGGTTGAGAAAGCCGGTATCGAGGGCCGGACGCCTGCTGCTCTCTCGTTCTTCACGAGGGGTAGGAGGGGTAGAGCTTACGCGCTGGTGATCGATAGGAGCGCCTCGATGGCCGGCTTCAAGCTCGTGCTGGGGGCCTTCGCCAGCGCGGTGCTCGCGTACGCGGGCTCGAGAGTCGACGACTACTGCGTCCTCTCCTTCAACACGAGGGTGGATCTGCTGAAGGGGGTGCGGGAGAGGAGGGACGTTGAGGAAGTGGTCAACCGCATCCTCTCGCTCGAGGCTGAGGGGTACACGGACATCCACGCCGCCCTGGTGGCTGCGAGGGACCACCTGGTCGCCTCGGGCTACGAGCCCCGCGCGATCCTCGTGACCGACGCGGAGTGGACGGCCGGCAGGAACCCCCTTGAGGCGGCGCCGCTCTTCCGCGAGCTAAACGTGATCCTCGTGCCGAGCAAGTACCTGGGCTTCGCGAGGGCGATGGCCGAGCTGGGTGGCGGCAGGCTCGTCCTCGTGAGGAGCATTGAGGAAGCGCCCGAGAAGCTGCACGCTCTTCTGAGCGGCTGACGCACGGAGGCCCGCGCCCCGGGTGCGCGAAACCTGCGTTGGGATAGCGGCAGTTAATCTATTCCATCGGGTAGACAATGTTGAAGATGAACCAGGCGGCGGCTATGATGAATGCCGCAGGTGCCACCCAAGCTGGTGCGGGCGTGCCGAGGATCGTGGATCGAGCGAGCTCGATGCTGAGGGCGTAGGGGTTGAAGAGGATCGCTACGGCTTGCAGGTAGGGGGGTAGGGAGGCTAGGGGGAAGTAAACGGGTGTTAACGCGCCAACGATTACGA
Proteins encoded in this window:
- a CDS encoding PIG-L family deacetylase translates to MAKRVLVFGAHADDETIGMGATISLLSELGYEVHVVTFCWSREGDWGDTGYARPEWRGQIAEMRRREALEADKVLGVKERVGLGIPTQGVVNDRATYQRVVAIIREVRPLAIFTHRREDKHRDHRAVSEIVEEAWWKASESVLADLGRPWRAGALFFYEIFELFERPSHIADVSSTFARKLEALKCFESQMPVLGDILSYVEGLARARGYLIGAKYGEAFLASSF
- a CDS encoding AAA family ATPase, which gives rise to MASARANPYAGEELLRRVLNRLVGREREARAVLAALAAGRNIVLCGPPGTSKSTILRAVAEEAGVPFFIVEGGADVTPQKLVGTFNPAKVMVEGFKPEFFEPGPLVQAMESGGLLYIEEFNRLPEDAANTLIRAAEDREIAVPRLGIVRAKPSFRIICAMNPYDDVGTGRVSRALLDRFVMLRVDYQSRAEEIEIVRRRTGSERGWLVELAVDLARATRRHPAVKMGSSVRGAIDMVLLAERFIEQRGTVDVEDLKTAAIMALSPKVWLKDPSRAPEEVIVELFTALLNRWAPRGGEGGEQEERGRGDADRSETDVEGLKSQAEVAARRAALLVAENPGLLDRLAQGGLGGLDVLARVYCYLPPSFRERARAAARDLIVRAALGYAGARMLGRGVGEPVDIDVDGTVEKAGIEGRTPAALSFFTRGRRGRAYALVIDRSASMAGFKLVLGAFASAVLAYAGSRVDDYCVLSFNTRVDLLKGVRERRDVEEVVNRILSLEAEGYTDIHAALVAARDHLVASGYEPRAILVTDAEWTAGRNPLEAAPLFRELNVILVPSKYLGFARAMAELGGGRLVLVRSIEEAPEKLHALLSG
- a CDS encoding FAD-dependent oxidoreductase, which codes for MSFLKLSLPQASDRYDYECVVVGAGPAGLTAALYLARYRVDVAVVTEAIGGEMALAPLVDDYPGLPGLTGSEMTRRFEEHVRRYKVPIITGERMVGLEREGDRWAVVTASGNRYSCYALILAIGSRRRKLGVPGEEKLIGRGVSYCATCDGPLFEGKTVAVVGGGNAALSSALYLASIARKVYLIHRREQFRAFPHYVEMARRSGRIELLLNHVVERILGEDRVTGVQVRNLVENASYTLPLDGVFVEIGSEPPRELLEPMGLELDEEGRVVVKPDMSTNLPGVFAAGEVAGGPCKYKFDQILTAAAEGAIAADAAYKYILGLRGKL